From Candidatus Binataceae bacterium, the proteins below share one genomic window:
- a CDS encoding zinc-binding alcohol dehydrogenase family protein translates to MRAIVLEKFGGLDSLVYKDIPDPEPKAGHVVIEIKAFGLNHAELHMRRGEWAEAAPVSGIECVGLVKSCPGGEFPVGAKVASLMGGLGRTINGSYAEYTRARASNVALIESSLPWAELAAIPETYATAWTCLFRNLEIKKGDLLLIRGATSSFGQAALKMALNAGVRVIGTTRNRERFSMLEKLGAERCEIERRDLSKHLSEVKKVDAILDLVGNSVVLDSLEILRRGGRSCLAGWLGGLDPIPDFNPLLQMASGVYLTFFASFAFGTPGFPLSDVPLQQIAEDAAAGRLDVKPSRIFGFDEIREAHRVMEANEAAGKIVVVRA, encoded by the coding sequence ATGCGTGCGATCGTTCTCGAGAAGTTCGGCGGGCTGGACAGTCTCGTTTATAAGGACATTCCTGACCCGGAGCCCAAGGCCGGGCACGTGGTGATAGAGATCAAGGCCTTTGGTCTCAACCACGCGGAACTGCACATGCGGCGGGGTGAGTGGGCGGAGGCGGCTCCAGTCAGCGGCATCGAATGTGTAGGCCTCGTGAAATCCTGCCCGGGCGGCGAGTTTCCAGTCGGGGCAAAGGTTGCGTCTTTGATGGGCGGGCTCGGTCGGACCATCAATGGCAGCTATGCTGAATACACGCGCGCCCGCGCCTCAAATGTCGCGCTCATCGAATCCAGTCTCCCCTGGGCAGAGCTAGCGGCAATCCCCGAGACTTACGCGACTGCCTGGACCTGTTTGTTTCGTAACCTGGAAATCAAAAAGGGAGACTTGCTTCTTATTCGGGGTGCGACCTCCTCGTTCGGCCAGGCCGCGCTGAAGATGGCCCTAAATGCGGGGGTTCGCGTGATTGGGACGACCCGCAATCGCGAGCGCTTCTCCATGCTGGAGAAGTTGGGAGCCGAGCGGTGCGAGATCGAACGCCGCGATCTTTCGAAACATCTCTCGGAGGTAAAGAAGGTCGATGCGATACTCGACCTAGTCGGTAACAGTGTCGTGCTTGATTCTCTGGAGATACTCCGCCGGGGTGGTCGTTCTTGTCTGGCCGGGTGGCTCGGCGGTCTCGATCCAATTCCCGACTTTAATCCGCTGTTGCAGATGGCAAGCGGAGTTTATTTGACCTTCTTTGCGAGTTTCGCCTTCGGAACTCCCGGCTTCCCCCTGTCGGATGTGCCTCTCCAGCAGATCGCCGAAGATGCCGCTGCCGGTCGGCTCGACGTGAAGCCATCGCGGATCTTCGGCTTCGATGAAATTCGCGAGGCTCATCGGGTCATGGAGGCCAATGAGGCTGCTGGAAAGATAGTTGTCGTTCGCGCCTGA
- a CDS encoding alpha/beta hydrolase yields MPTVHYRAVDVGGLKISYREAGGPNAPTLLLLHGFPTAGYMFRDLIPLLAESFHLVAPDLPGFGQSDLPARDRFKYSFENLADVIDRFTDVIGLKRFALYIFDYGAPVGLRIALKHPERISAIVSQNGNAYEEGLSEGWNPIRAYWEVPSQSNRDQLRAFLKPETTAWQYTHGVPDATRVSPDGFTLDNFYLARPGADEPQLDLFGDYKTNVALYPTFQKYFRDHKPPLLAVWGKNDPFFLPAGAEAFKRDIPGAVVRFFDTGHFALETHVSEIAAAIREFLAR; encoded by the coding sequence ATGCCCACAGTCCACTATCGAGCCGTCGATGTCGGTGGTCTTAAGATTTCCTACCGCGAGGCCGGCGGGCCAAACGCTCCAACCTTGCTGTTGTTGCACGGCTTTCCGACCGCCGGGTATATGTTTCGCGATCTAATTCCGCTGCTCGCCGAGAGCTTTCACCTTGTCGCGCCTGACCTGCCCGGCTTCGGCCAGTCAGACCTGCCTGCCCGTGACAGGTTCAAATACAGCTTCGAAAATCTTGCGGATGTAATCGATCGCTTCACCGATGTCATCGGGTTGAAACGGTTCGCGCTCTACATCTTTGACTACGGCGCTCCCGTGGGCTTGCGGATTGCTCTTAAGCATCCAGAACGCATATCCGCGATTGTGTCTCAGAACGGCAATGCCTACGAGGAAGGGTTGAGCGAAGGTTGGAACCCGATCCGCGCTTATTGGGAAGTCCCATCGCAGTCGAACCGCGACCAACTCCGCGCCTTCCTCAAGCCTGAGACAACCGCCTGGCAATACACGCATGGCGTCCCGGATGCGACGAGGGTTTCGCCCGACGGCTTCACTCTTGATAATTTCTACCTGGCTCGCCCGGGCGCGGATGAGCCGCAACTCGATCTATTCGGTGACTATAAGACCAACGTCGCGCTCTACCCGACCTTCCAGAAGTATTTCCGAGATCACAAGCCGCCGCTCCTCGCGGTGTGGGGAAAGAATGACCCGTTCTTCCTGCCGGCGGGCGCGGAAGCGTTCAAGCGGGACATTCCCGGGGCAGTCGTGCGCTTCTTCGATACCGGACATTTCGCTCTGGAAACTCACGTATCCGAGATCGCAGCCGCCATCCGCGAGTTTCTTGCCCGTTAA